GTGGTGAAATCATCCGACAGTTGCGCGTGACTGGTCAGGGGTGAGAGGGTCACAAGCATAAATCCGAAAAAGCTGGTCAATGATATGGCGACGCATTTGCGCGTGAATCGTTTTAAATGCGCGATGGAGATGGCATGATTCATAAGCTTGTTATTTGCATCCTTGCATTGAACCGAACTGCGCTGGAACTGTGTTATCAATAATGGAAGTGAATCCCAGACCCGGTCCATGGCTGGCTTCAGTGGAATGCGAGGATTCGATATCATTTTAATTATGTCGGTCCTATTGTTTTTCCTGTATAGCACCCGACCGCGAAATGAATCCGACAAGAAAATTTGGCAACTTCAGATTTATCCTCTGGGAGAGAAATAAATGATGAGCGATCCGACGAGGCACAAGGCGCCGCCGATCAAGTCCCAGTGGTCTGGTTTGACTCCATCCACGCGCCACAGCCAGACGAGTGAAGTGATGATGTAGATTCCTCCGTAGGCCGCATAAATGCGACCTGAGGCCTGCGGGTGCAGTGTAAGCAGCCACGCAAACGTCGCCAGGCTAATCGCAGCTGGCATGAGCCACCAAGCTGTCCGGCCCAATCGGTACCAAAGGTAGACAAAATAACACCCGGAAATTTCCGCAATGGCAGTGATTACAAACAGCAGTGTCTTTTGCATCGGACAATAGTAACCAGCCGGATGGGAATCGCAATTCCAAGGTCATGATGTGACCTCGAGAAAGTGGAGGTGAGATAAGCAGGTTCTGCTGCGAAGTGGTGGAACATGGTTGGTTGTAGTGGAAAAGAGAGGGGATGTTCGATACTTTCCCAATCTGATAATCTCAAAATTTGATAAACATCATCCGCCTTCCAACTCGACAACCCCATTCCCTTGGACACCATGCACAACAACAGATACTACTCGTGCGAGCCTCATCAAGGTTCCAGATAATCTTTCTTTTCGATTTGCAATGAATCATTGCTGTTTAATGCAGTAAAACCTCTGGCTCTCCTGTGGGTTGATGATCAGGAAATTCGTGCGTGTGCCGTCGAAGGAATAGAAATTAGTCGCAATAATTGGCCACTGCGCCAGGGGCAAAGCCAGGTTGGTAGAAGATAGCAGATAAAAAGCTCGGCCTGGCTGACCGTTGGCCACGGTGATAGAGACTTGCGCGCCTGAGACCGACACCGACGAAACAAATGGTTGCGAAATGGATTCATTGCCGGGTGCGAACCGAATTCCTCGAAGCACTTCTTTGTAAGGCGCGGCGTTCAGAAGGACTGTGGCGGTGGAAGATGGGCCATTGTCAATTATGGAACTGAGGACGTTCGCAGCGTCGGTGGCAAACAGGGCAGCGCCGAAAGCGTTGCTGCCCCATTGCGCGACGGTGGCCGGGAAGGAAACCGCCAGCCCCAGGGCGCCATTAGTCCCATCTACCGGCAATGTATAACTAAACGTGTAGCCGCCGCTGATTGTGTTCGTGTCCCAACGCTGGATGCCTCCACCACGGGTGAACGAGTTGGCGAATACACCGCCGTCGGCGACGTAAATCGTCCGGCCGTCCGGGCTGATGGCAAAATCGTTAGGTTGACCGCCTTCATTCAAGAGCAACCTTGCCGTGATGGAACTGTTGGCCGGCGGTTGGGGCGCGCCATCGCAAATGTAAAGACCGGCTCCGTTGCCGGCGAGGGCATCGGAATAGACCAGGTTCGTGCCGAAGATTTGCACCGCGTGAGTCCCTGTGAGACTCGATGTCGAAACGTATGGAATGCCTCTTCCGTTGGCGTATCCACTGTTCTGCGAATTGAGACATTTGACGCCCCCGCCCGCTCCGGCTTGCCCGGCCGTCCAAAAATTAGTGCCGTCCGTGGTCACGCAGCCGCGAATGCTATGATTGACACCGCTGTTGGAGTTCCCATTGGCGCCGGTGTAAAGCCCGCTGT
This genomic stretch from Pedosphaera parvula Ellin514 harbors:
- a CDS encoding YnfA family protein, translated to MQKTLLFVITAIAEISGCYFVYLWYRLGRTAWWLMPAAISLATFAWLLTLHPQASGRIYAAYGGIYIITSLVWLWRVDGVKPDHWDLIGGALCLVGSLIIYFSPRG
- a CDS encoding immunoglobulin domain-containing protein, coding for MRITHDPIMHGPLARRCIAFLSFLGFVVICGRSATAAPVIDFVYPPVINEAAGGHVAFQVSASGTGPLSYQWYQSNLPISGQTGSSLVLTNIQTTNSGEYEVTVGDSSGTYVINSVTLSVSAMAIPLYFSNLVVLRVGDGVQELSGSTGNTIYLDQYTTNGTYVSSLQIPDESEGANYGAGSSASVYGSPALLLPGVGNDCINAGLLSLSPNGQLLTFGAYCENYPFRGSDMTTAADGGPYWRGLATVDASGRYTLASTNSGLYTGANGNSNSGVNHSIRGCVTTDGTNFWTAGQAGAGGGVKCLNSQNSGYANGRGIPYVSTSSLTGTHAVQIFGTNLVYSDALAGNGAGLYICDGAPQPPANSSITARLLLNEGGQPNDFAISPDGRTIYVADGGVFANSFTRGGGIQRWDTNTISGGYTFSYTLPVDGTNGALGLAVSFPATVAQWGSNAFGAALFATDAANVLSSIIDNGPSSTATVLLNAAPYKEVLRGIRFAPGNESISQPFVSSVSVSGAQVSITVANGQPGRAFYLLSSTNLALPLAQWPIIATNFYSFDGTRTNFLIINPQESQRFYCIKQQ